A region from the Candidatus Glassbacteria bacterium genome encodes:
- the tcmP gene encoding three-Cys-motif partner protein TcmP has protein sequence MDEVIRRWSQDKINLLCKYAKAYSGILSKTSWEYVYIDAFAGYGEFVTDKNIKVPGSPIAVLEIEPPFTEYYFFDVDQENYQNLKALCGSRDNVYIYWGDCNKMIPELVFPNITKEQGRKGLCFLDPKGIHIDWKLVELAGKLQTIEVLIHFSIYDLRRNIFPHKKSKIKDNEIQRMNKFWGDNSWQDIKGDIQSDLFDEEDTHIADKNILEAYKNRLQAIANFRYVSDPLPMKTEGNSVLYYLIFATQNRTGLKIINDIFKKYLKSGNRNG, from the coding sequence ATGGATGAAGTTATAAGAAGATGGTCGCAGGATAAAATCAATCTTTTGTGCAAGTATGCCAAAGCTTATTCAGGCATTTTATCAAAGACAAGTTGGGAATACGTTTATATTGATGCCTTTGCTGGTTATGGAGAGTTTGTAACAGATAAAAATATAAAAGTTCCAGGGAGCCCTATAGCAGTACTAGAGATTGAACCACCCTTTACCGAATACTATTTTTTTGATGTAGATCAAGAAAACTATCAAAACCTTAAAGCATTATGTGGTTCAAGGGATAACGTTTATATTTATTGGGGCGATTGTAACAAAATGATTCCAGAGTTGGTTTTCCCCAATATTACAAAAGAACAAGGTAGAAAGGGATTGTGTTTTCTCGATCCCAAAGGGATACACATTGATTGGAAATTGGTTGAACTTGCGGGTAAGCTACAAACAATAGAGGTCTTAATACATTTCTCAATTTACGATTTACGGAGAAACATTTTTCCTCATAAAAAGAGCAAAATAAAAGATAACGAAATACAGAGGATGAATAAATTTTGGGGAGACAATAGCTGGCAGGATATAAAAGGCGATATCCAGTCGGATTTATTTGATGAGGAGGATACTCATATCGCAGATAAAAATATTCTGGAGGCCTATAAAAACAGATTGCAGGCAATTGCTAATTTTCGGTATGTAAGCGACCCATTACCGATGAAGACAGAAGGCAATAGCGTTTTGTACTATCTTATATTTGCCACTCAAAACAGGACGGGATTAAAAATTATTAATGATATATTCAAAAAATACTTAAAAAGTGGTAATAGAAATGGCTAA
- a CDS encoding phage Gp37/Gp68 family protein gives MANSSKIEWTESTWNPVTGCTKISSGCYNCYAERMAIRLRAMGQPNYRNGFELTLHKTAVSLPLAWKKPQVIFVNSMSDLFHAKVPESFILDVFNTMSQADWHIYQVLTKRSKRLLDLNLILNWKENIWMGVSVESQDFCYRIDNLKYTDAEIKFVSFEPLLGPIDYDLSGIDWVIVGGESGPKSRRINYKWVQSLRDQCLALNIPFYFKQWGGFNKKKNGRVLEGKVWDQMPVA, from the coding sequence ATGGCTAATAGCTCCAAAATAGAGTGGACAGAATCCACCTGGAATCCAGTAACCGGCTGCACAAAGATTAGTTCAGGTTGTTATAACTGCTATGCAGAAAGAATGGCAATTCGGCTTAGAGCAATGGGACAACCCAATTATAGAAATGGCTTTGAACTCACTCTGCATAAAACAGCTGTTTCATTACCATTGGCGTGGAAAAAACCACAAGTCATCTTTGTTAATTCGATGAGCGATCTGTTTCACGCAAAGGTACCAGAATCTTTTATACTTGATGTATTCAATACTATGTCACAAGCGGACTGGCATATTTACCAGGTTCTAACAAAACGGTCAAAAAGATTACTAGATTTAAATTTAATCTTGAATTGGAAAGAAAACATTTGGATGGGTGTTTCTGTAGAAAGTCAGGACTTCTGTTATCGAATTGATAATTTGAAATATACAGATGCGGAAATAAAATTTGTCTCTTTTGAACCGCTGCTGGGTCCAATAGACTATGACCTTAGCGGAATAGATTGGGTTATAGTAGGAGGCGAATCTGGCCCCAAATCAAGAAGAATAAATTACAAATGGGTGCAAAGCTTGAGAGATCAATGCTTGGCTTTGAATATCCCATTCTATTTCAAACAATGGGGCGGTTTTAACAAGAAAAAGAATGGAAGGGTATTAGAAGGAAAAGTTTGGGATCAAATGCCAGTGGCATAA